One Brassica napus cultivar Da-Ae chromosome C4, Da-Ae, whole genome shotgun sequence genomic region harbors:
- the LOC106408563 gene encoding glutathione S-transferase T3-like → MDPFSLHAPGFVNLLASQSSSPIDVDSAEAAVNSPGLVKPAERRKWSTKEDLVLISVWLNTSKDPIVSNEQKLGAFWKRIEAYFNSSPQLIGSLPREWGQCKQRWGRVNAEVCRFVGSHETALKEQASGQSENDVMKTAHDIYFNDYNLKFTLEHCWRELRFDQKWRSHSQTKDKRKEAGAEAVPEEEEEVRPPGVKASKAAKRKKPNEAAYDHIHSILAEKNTISRQKILDRLLAKNIDTLSDNEVALKNKLISEML, encoded by the coding sequence ATGGACCCTTTTTCCCTTCACGCTCCCGGGTTTGTTAACCTATTAGCTTCGCAGAGCAGTAGTCCAATAGACGTTGACTCTGCTGAGGCTGCTGTTAACTCACCCGGGTTAGTTAAACCAGCGGAAAGGAGAAAGTGGTCAACCAAAGAAGACCTTGTACTGATTAGTGTTTGGTTAAACACCAGCAAAGATCCGATAGTTAGTAATGAACAGAAGTTAGGGGCTTTTTGGAAGAGAATTGAGGCGTATTTCAATTCTAGTCCTCAGCTCATTGGCTCCCTTCCTCGAGAGTGGGGTcaatgtaagcagaggtggggaaggGTGAATGCAGAGGTCTGCAGGTTTGTGGGTTCCCATGAAACCGCTCTGAAGGAGCAAGCGAGTGGGCAAAGTGAAAATGATGTCATGAAGACTGCGCATGACATCTATTTCAATGACTACAATCTCAAGTTCACGCTTGAACATTGCTGGAGGGAACTTCGGTTTGATCAGAAGTGGAGGTCACACTCTCAGACGAAGGACAAAAGGAAGGAAGCTGGTGCGGAGGCGGTGcctgaggaggaggaagaggttAGACCTCCTGGTGTTAAGGCTAGCAAAGCTGCTAAACGCAAGAAGCCAAATGAAGCAGCTTATGATCATATACATAGCATCCTAGCTGAGAAAAACACCATTTCCAGACAAAAGATCCTTGATCGTTTGCTAGCCAAAAACATAGACACACTTTCTGATAATGAAGTGGCTCTCAAGAATAAACTCATCTCTGAAATGCTTTGA
- the LOC106429457 gene encoding protein THYLAKOID ASSEMBLY 8, chloroplastic isoform X2, translated as MSISLSFIPSLSLPQPPSLSCSATVPRRCFSSIRCGPRDNRGPLLKGRILSSEAIQSIQSLKRANRTGSLSLSLPPLRRLLKADLLAVVRELLRQDHCTLAVHVLSTLRSEYPPLDLTLCADVVNALARNGEREEIDSLIGEMEGIEGGYENDKALAKLIRAVMGAERRESAVRIYAMMREGGWGSESWEADEYVAEVLSKGLRRLGEEELAAQVASTQRIRIRT; from the exons ATGTCGATTTCTCTTTCGTTCATCCCTTCTCTCAGCCTCCCTCAACCACCGAGCCTTAGCTGTAGCGCCACCGTTCCTAGAAGATGCTTCTCTTCTATCCGATGCGGCCCACGCGACAACCGTGGACCTCTTCTCAAAGGTCGGATCCTTAGCTCTGAAGCCATCCAATCGATCCAGTCCCTCAAGCGAGCCAATCGCACCGGCTCCCTCTCCCTTAGCCTCCCTCCTCTCCGCCGTCTCCTGAAGGCTGATCTCCTTGCCGTTGTCCGCGAGCTTCTCCGTCAGGACCACTGCACACTCGCTGTCCACGTTCTCTCCACCCTCCGGTCCGAGTATCCTCCTCTGGACCTCACTCTCTGCGCGGACGTCGTCAACGCCCTCGCCAGAAACGGAGAGCGCGAGGAGATAGACAGTCTCATCGGCGAAATGGAGGGGATTGAGGGAGGCTACGAGAACGACAAGGCTTTGGCGAAGCTGATAAGGGCGGTGATGGGAGCGGAGAGGAGGGAGTCGGCGGTGAGGATATACGCGATGATGAGAGAGGGAGGGTGGGGGTCGGAGTCGTGGGAGGCAGACGAGTATGTTGCAGAGGTTTTGAGTAAGGGACTGAGGAGGCTCGGGGAGGAAGAACTTGCTGCTCAGGTGGCCTccactcaaag aATAAGGATACGTACGTGA
- the LOC106429457 gene encoding protein THYLAKOID ASSEMBLY 8, chloroplastic isoform X3, which translates to MSISLSFIPSLSLPQPPSLSCSATVPRRCFSSIRCGPRDNRGPLLKGRILSSEAIQSIQSLKRANRTGSLSLSLPPLRRLLKADLLAVVRELLRQDHCTLAVHVLSTLRSEYPPLDLTLCADVVNALARNGEREEIDSLIGEMEGIEGGYENDKALAKLIRAVMGAERRESAVRIYAMMREGGWGSESWEADEYVAEVLSKGLRRLGEEELAAQVASTQRIRT; encoded by the exons ATGTCGATTTCTCTTTCGTTCATCCCTTCTCTCAGCCTCCCTCAACCACCGAGCCTTAGCTGTAGCGCCACCGTTCCTAGAAGATGCTTCTCTTCTATCCGATGCGGCCCACGCGACAACCGTGGACCTCTTCTCAAAGGTCGGATCCTTAGCTCTGAAGCCATCCAATCGATCCAGTCCCTCAAGCGAGCCAATCGCACCGGCTCCCTCTCCCTTAGCCTCCCTCCTCTCCGCCGTCTCCTGAAGGCTGATCTCCTTGCCGTTGTCCGCGAGCTTCTCCGTCAGGACCACTGCACACTCGCTGTCCACGTTCTCTCCACCCTCCGGTCCGAGTATCCTCCTCTGGACCTCACTCTCTGCGCGGACGTCGTCAACGCCCTCGCCAGAAACGGAGAGCGCGAGGAGATAGACAGTCTCATCGGCGAAATGGAGGGGATTGAGGGAGGCTACGAGAACGACAAGGCTTTGGCGAAGCTGATAAGGGCGGTGATGGGAGCGGAGAGGAGGGAGTCGGCGGTGAGGATATACGCGATGATGAGAGAGGGAGGGTGGGGGTCGGAGTCGTGGGAGGCAGACGAGTATGTTGCAGAGGTTTTGAGTAAGGGACTGAGGAGGCTCGGGGAGGAAGAACTTGCTGCTCAGGTGGCCTccactcaaag GATACGTACGTGA
- the LOC106429457 gene encoding protein THYLAKOID ASSEMBLY 8, chloroplastic isoform X1: MSISLSFIPSLSLPQPPSLSCSATVPRRCFSSIRCGPRDNRGPLLKGRILSSEAIQSIQSLKRANRTGSLSLSLPPLRRLLKADLLAVVRELLRQDHCTLAVHVLSTLRSEYPPLDLTLCADVVNALARNGEREEIDSLIGEMEGIEGGYENDKALAKLIRAVMGAERRESAVRIYAMMREGGWGSESWEADEYVAEVLSKGLRRLGEEELAAQVASTQRVWFFFWKWNKDTYVREGSSVDYPLNFFFF, translated from the exons ATGTCGATTTCTCTTTCGTTCATCCCTTCTCTCAGCCTCCCTCAACCACCGAGCCTTAGCTGTAGCGCCACCGTTCCTAGAAGATGCTTCTCTTCTATCCGATGCGGCCCACGCGACAACCGTGGACCTCTTCTCAAAGGTCGGATCCTTAGCTCTGAAGCCATCCAATCGATCCAGTCCCTCAAGCGAGCCAATCGCACCGGCTCCCTCTCCCTTAGCCTCCCTCCTCTCCGCCGTCTCCTGAAGGCTGATCTCCTTGCCGTTGTCCGCGAGCTTCTCCGTCAGGACCACTGCACACTCGCTGTCCACGTTCTCTCCACCCTCCGGTCCGAGTATCCTCCTCTGGACCTCACTCTCTGCGCGGACGTCGTCAACGCCCTCGCCAGAAACGGAGAGCGCGAGGAGATAGACAGTCTCATCGGCGAAATGGAGGGGATTGAGGGAGGCTACGAGAACGACAAGGCTTTGGCGAAGCTGATAAGGGCGGTGATGGGAGCGGAGAGGAGGGAGTCGGCGGTGAGGATATACGCGATGATGAGAGAGGGAGGGTGGGGGTCGGAGTCGTGGGAGGCAGACGAGTATGTTGCAGAGGTTTTGAGTAAGGGACTGAGGAGGCTCGGGGAGGAAGAACTTGCTGCTCAGGTGGCCTccactcaaag agtttggttttttttttggaaatggaATAAGGATACGTACGTGAGGGAGGGCTCAAGTGTGGACTACCctctcaacttcttcttcttctag
- the LOC125585522 gene encoding asparagine synthetase [glutamine-hydrolyzing] 3-like: protein MMIRRILIYRRFSNRAIFGKFFPKSAARATVPGGPSVPCSTAKAVEWDAAWSQNLDLSGCAALGVHVAAYEEDKAEGTRPKKLQAEKTAEGIV, encoded by the exons ATGATGATAAGAAGAATCCTTATCTACCGAAGGTTTTCAAACAGAGCCATCTTTGGAAAATTCTTCCCTAAG AGCGCTGCTAGAGCTACTGTGCCAGGAGGTCCAAGTGTACCATGTAGTACAGCGAAGGCTGTGGAATGGGACGCTGCTTGGTCACAGAACCTTGACCTGTCGGGTTGTGCGGCTCTTGGAGTTCATGTTGCAGCTTATGAGGAAGATAAAGCCGAAGGTACCCGTCCTAAGAAGCTACAGGCAGAGAAAACTGCAGAAGGCATTGTTTGA